A DNA window from Campylobacter lari contains the following coding sequences:
- a CDS encoding SoxW family protein, with protein sequence MFKTILSLSFLSIFFIACSNEEKLDSNLISSGTQFSKENLQKANDLDKKSYEEIAYLFKDNTNIKSDDKNILIIFSANHCLYCDKLKEEIKNDKKIQELIKDKYSSYYINISYKKIHTFYKNHKSDLSTAELSSIYDIVATPTIVILNKNSQTLLNYPGFISAKRLSATMEFLNQKENQNLDEATIAQKLIHFYKENNI encoded by the coding sequence ATGTTTAAAACAATACTCTCACTTAGTTTTTTAAGTATTTTTTTTATAGCTTGTTCTAATGAAGAAAAACTTGATTCTAATTTAATCTCAAGCGGTACACAATTTTCTAAAGAAAATTTGCAAAAAGCAAATGATTTAGATAAAAAATCTTATGAAGAAATAGCCTATTTATTTAAAGATAATACAAATATAAAAAGTGATGATAAAAACATTTTAATCATTTTCAGCGCAAATCACTGCCTTTATTGTGATAAATTAAAAGAAGAAATTAAAAATGATAAAAAAATACAAGAACTTATAAAAGACAAATACAGCTCATATTATATAAATATAAGCTATAAAAAAATTCATACATTTTATAAAAACCATAAAAGTGACTTAAGTACAGCTGAACTTTCTAGTATTTATGATATAGTAGCCACCCCTACTATTGTAATTTTAAACAAAAACAGCCAAACTTTGCTAAATTATCCTGGTTTTATTAGCGCAAAAAGACTAAGCGCTACAATGGAGTTTTTAAATCAAAAAGAAAATCAAAATTTAGACGAAGCAACCATAGCACAAAAACTCATACATTTTTATAAAGAAAATAATATTTAA
- a CDS encoding rhodanese-like domain-containing protein, translating to MPSGFIFAEANGEIGSIEGVKSISLAQAQEMLDQNNTYFFDVNSEQDRQANGYIPNSISTYVENWQNLLPNNKNANLVFYGLNRFRFEASQAAAVAIELGYKNSVVMLDGIESWVTSGRKVEKIDTVKWEKAKEIIEFKDTIHSRFKFSNTPSCRDCHAQKGKGIRADIAANKNLINQKCATCHEKASNALAKSAHGVQEFLPAQDMQKKKEKPSCATCHSIHITPKHSGIYSQKQLVDQKCTQCHKQKSATFHMTFHGKGMFLSTPGETPSVATCSDCHGKHNILKSSERSSTLSPINRVQTCKSCHPNANENFANWMAHADHSDGEKYPGLHGAYIFMTILVISVFVFFGAHTILWCLRLIAMRIKYPKEWKEARKAAHEDKVRVRRFSTFHRIQHFFMAVSFLGLAFSGLPQKFYDSAWAKPMIDLMGGDIINAATIHHISAIVMFAVFFSHIGEIIIVNWKRRDVARDPITGKISFMKVLKATFGPDSLMPNWQDFKDMKDHFKWFFGFGPRPQFDRWTYWEKFDYLAVFWGMFIIGISGLILWFPAFFGKFLPGEAINLATLLHSDEALLATGFIFAIHFFNTHFRADRFPMDMVIFSGSISEEEIKQERSVWYKRLKESGKLSTLYENKSNFKAYQWLAKLAGFAMLITGLVFLFLMLYTFFNTIL from the coding sequence ATGCCATCAGGATTTATTTTTGCTGAAGCTAATGGAGAAATAGGCTCAATAGAAGGTGTAAAAAGCATTAGCTTAGCACAAGCTCAAGAAATGCTAGATCAAAACAATACTTATTTTTTTGATGTCAATTCAGAGCAAGATAGACAAGCTAATGGTTATATACCTAATTCCATATCAACCTATGTGGAAAATTGGCAAAATTTATTACCTAATAATAAAAATGCAAATTTAGTATTTTATGGTTTAAATCGTTTTAGATTTGAAGCTTCTCAAGCAGCTGCAGTTGCTATAGAACTTGGCTATAAGAACTCTGTTGTAATGCTTGATGGTATAGAATCATGGGTAACTTCAGGTAGAAAAGTTGAAAAAATAGACACAGTTAAATGGGAAAAAGCTAAAGAAATTATCGAATTTAAAGACACTATCCACTCAAGATTTAAATTTAGCAACACCCCATCTTGTCGTGATTGTCATGCTCAAAAAGGTAAAGGCATTAGAGCTGATATTGCAGCAAATAAAAACCTAATCAATCAAAAATGTGCAACTTGTCATGAAAAAGCAAGCAATGCTTTAGCAAAAAGCGCTCATGGGGTGCAAGAGTTCTTACCCGCTCAAGATATGCAAAAGAAAAAAGAAAAACCATCTTGTGCGACTTGTCACTCTATTCATATTACCCCAAAACATTCAGGAATTTATTCACAAAAACAATTAGTTGATCAAAAATGCACACAATGTCATAAACAAAAAAGTGCAACTTTTCATATGACTTTTCATGGTAAAGGTATGTTTTTAAGCACTCCAGGTGAAACTCCAAGTGTTGCTACTTGTTCTGATTGTCATGGAAAACATAATATTTTAAAATCAAGCGAAAGAAGCTCAACTCTCTCGCCAATTAACCGTGTTCAAACTTGTAAATCATGCCACCCAAATGCAAATGAAAATTTCGCAAATTGGATGGCACATGCTGATCACAGTGATGGCGAAAAATATCCTGGATTACATGGTGCTTATATATTCATGACTATTTTGGTCATTTCTGTATTTGTTTTCTTTGGAGCCCATACTATACTTTGGTGCTTGCGTTTAATTGCTATGCGTATAAAATATCCTAAAGAATGGAAAGAAGCAAGAAAAGCAGCACATGAAGATAAAGTAAGAGTAAGAAGATTTAGCACTTTCCATAGAATTCAGCATTTTTTTATGGCAGTTAGCTTTTTGGGTCTTGCATTCTCAGGCTTACCGCAAAAATTCTATGATTCAGCATGGGCTAAACCTATGATTGATTTAATGGGTGGAGATATCATTAACGCTGCAACCATACATCATATTTCAGCCATAGTAATGTTTGCAGTATTTTTCTCTCACATTGGAGAAATCATCATCGTAAATTGGAAACGCCGTGATGTAGCAAGGGATCCAATAACTGGCAAAATAAGCTTTATGAAAGTTTTAAAAGCTACTTTTGGACCTGATTCTTTAATGCCAAATTGGCAAGATTTTAAAGATATGAAAGATCATTTTAAATGGTTCTTTGGTTTTGGACCAAGACCGCAATTTGACCGCTGGACTTATTGGGAAAAATTTGACTATCTAGCAGTATTTTGGGGTATGTTTATCATTGGTATTTCAGGGCTTATTTTATGGTTTCCTGCTTTCTTTGGTAAATTTTTACCAGGTGAAGCAATCAACTTAGCAACCCTACTTCACTCTGATGAAGCTTTACTTGCTACAGGATTTATTTTTGCAATTCACTTCTTTAATACGCATTTTAGAGCAGATCGCTTCCCTATGGATATGGTGATTTTTTCAGGAAGTATTAGTGAAGAAGAGATTAAACAAGAAAGAAGCGTATGGTATAAACGCTTAAAAGAAAGTGGAAAATTAAGCACTTTATATGAAAATAAAAGTAACTTCAAAGCATATCAATGGCTAGCTAAACTTGCAGGATTTGCAATGCTAATCACTGGCTTAGTATTTTTATTTTTAATGCTTTATACTTTCTTTAACACTATCTTATAA
- a CDS encoding multiheme c-type cytochrome — protein sequence MKHKLAKVATYACLALGISLTTQAFASSEPRTLDGYVAQEDAFFDYLYKNHPIFKYEKEGRLVGKFTHSDRTENWVVNQNGAKFAAEHDLKQASITYRLPYESFLDFPNKFVGPKKCGECHPAQYASWERSRHAKTVRFPHEMEEVGGAEGLKKPMYNSQATILPDGIYPNDVYALIGTPRTKYGFIDRWLVRGTYHVEDGNLSDLSGKLTAGGNQFSRLWSEFLTPEMAQKIAAFAPGFPTKMEDFGGNGSQVWGTNSYAATYKEKAVFQPATAYCETCHTFKFDFKSKEEFYKALGNPKELQKHTISKGITCEECHGAGAHLYGARGAGMPSNCERCHQRFSYNETDAKINPRKPFNAYFKSSCPACGTEGAQMYSSAHYDKGMRCNTCHDPHEVTFNDWKSGYTKTKLKKTCKDCHETQASFFKKGGIHAKDNCTACHMPNMMSCENFGAVQNPDKGGFDNVRASHIWNIKVDKTAKTLNPPEGKERSPKVGGWTIARDDEGRFFLDLMWSCGRTSFSDINLMGPGASGCHSPVQSTLPEKLHFSNQEMIYDKVMQWQNPVKEGYEKIRKGIANIDKTFAEKNKLSIEQKSKVLSLTNQAQAIADRLEKDGSWGVHGPAYSKKIIEEALIYIQEAQNILNGK from the coding sequence ATGAAACATAAACTAGCTAAAGTCGCCACTTATGCTTGTTTAGCATTGGGCATTAGTTTGACTACACAAGCTTTTGCTTCTTCAGAGCCTAGAACCCTTGATGGTTATGTGGCTCAAGAAGATGCATTTTTTGATTATCTTTATAAAAATCACCCTATTTTTAAATATGAAAAAGAAGGGCGTTTGGTGGGTAAATTTACCCATAGTGATAGAACTGAAAATTGGGTTGTAAATCAAAATGGAGCTAAATTTGCTGCCGAGCATGATTTAAAACAAGCCTCTATTACCTATCGTTTGCCTTATGAATCTTTTTTGGATTTTCCAAACAAATTTGTGGGTCCAAAAAAATGTGGCGAATGTCATCCTGCTCAATATGCTTCTTGGGAGCGCTCTCGTCATGCAAAAACCGTGCGTTTTCCACATGAAATGGAAGAAGTTGGTGGAGCTGAAGGTTTGAAAAAACCTATGTATAATTCTCAAGCTACTATTTTACCCGATGGAATTTATCCAAATGATGTTTATGCTCTCATTGGAACACCAAGAACAAAATATGGTTTTATAGATAGATGGCTTGTGCGTGGAACTTACCATGTTGAAGATGGAAATTTGAGTGATTTAAGTGGTAAATTAACCGCTGGAGGTAATCAATTTTCAAGACTTTGGAGTGAGTTTTTAACCCCTGAAATGGCACAAAAAATAGCTGCATTTGCACCTGGTTTTCCTACTAAAATGGAAGATTTTGGAGGAAATGGCTCTCAAGTATGGGGAACAAACTCTTATGCTGCAACCTATAAAGAAAAAGCGGTTTTCCAACCTGCTACTGCGTATTGTGAAACCTGTCATACTTTTAAATTTGACTTTAAAAGCAAGGAAGAATTTTACAAAGCACTAGGTAATCCAAAAGAACTTCAAAAACATACCATCTCAAAAGGTATTACTTGCGAGGAATGCCATGGGGCTGGAGCACATCTTTATGGAGCAAGAGGTGCGGGTATGCCATCAAATTGTGAAAGATGTCATCAAAGATTTTCATACAATGAAACCGATGCTAAAATCAATCCTAGAAAACCTTTCAACGCATATTTTAAATCAAGTTGTCCTGCGTGTGGAACAGAAGGTGCTCAAATGTATTCTTCAGCACACTACGATAAGGGTATGAGATGTAATACTTGTCATGATCCGCATGAAGTAACTTTTAATGATTGGAAAAGCGGTTATACTAAAACAAAACTTAAAAAAACTTGCAAAGATTGTCATGAAACCCAAGCAAGCTTTTTCAAAAAAGGCGGAATTCACGCAAAAGATAACTGTACAGCTTGTCACATGCCAAATATGATGAGTTGTGAAAACTTTGGAGCAGTTCAAAACCCTGATAAAGGTGGATTTGATAATGTTAGAGCTTCACATATTTGGAATATCAAAGTAGATAAAACCGCAAAAACACTTAATCCACCAGAAGGCAAAGAAAGATCGCCTAAAGTTGGTGGCTGGACCATAGCTAGAGATGATGAAGGTAGATTTTTCCTTGATTTAATGTGGAGTTGTGGTAGAACTAGTTTTAGTGATATTAATCTAATGGGTCCTGGTGCAAGTGGTTGTCATAGTCCTGTACAATCAACCTTACCTGAAAAACTTCACTTTAGCAATCAAGAAATGATTTATGATAAAGTAATGCAGTGGCAAAACCCTGTTAAAGAAGGATATGAGAAAATTAGAAAAGGCATAGCAAATATTGATAAAACTTTTGCTGAAAAAAATAAACTTTCAATAGAGCAAAAATCAAAAGTATTAAGCCTAACTAATCAAGCTCAAGCCATAGCTGATAGACTAGAAAAAGATGGTTCTTGGGGTGTTCATGGACCTGCTTATTCTAAGAAAATCATAGAAGAAGCTTTAATTTATATCCAAGAAGCACAAAATATCCTAAATGGTAAATAA
- a CDS encoding S24 family peptidase — MQMNEITDKLKFILQKEGIKNAKDSDVAKMLNINPDTFYSMKFRNSIPYKQILHFLNERNININAFFYEDSLESNTPTLDLNYNVLKYYDVNASMGGGALNDNVSFSEVIIDEKLSDFFGSKDCDIIPCIGDSMEPEIKDDSLCLVDKSKSFKEGGVFAVNTRDGLFIKQIFKSNKGGVYLHSFNLSYADVHYQNGDFLIVGKVVGTISRI, encoded by the coding sequence ATGCAAATGAATGAAATTACTGATAAACTTAAATTTATACTCCAAAAAGAAGGCATAAAAAATGCCAAAGATTCTGATGTAGCCAAAATGCTAAATATCAATCCTGATACCTTTTATAGTATGAAATTTAGAAATTCCATACCTTATAAACAAATACTTCATTTTTTAAATGAAAGAAATATCAACATCAATGCATTTTTTTATGAAGATTCCCTTGAGAGCAATACTCCAACACTTGATCTAAACTATAATGTCTTAAAATATTATGATGTTAATGCTTCTATGGGAGGTGGAGCTTTAAATGATAATGTGAGTTTTTCAGAAGTGATTATAGATGAAAAACTAAGTGATTTTTTTGGCTCAAAAGATTGTGATATCATCCCATGTATAGGCGATAGCATGGAGCCTGAAATCAAAGATGATTCTTTGTGTTTAGTAGATAAAAGTAAAAGCTTTAAAGAAGGTGGAGTTTTTGCAGTAAATACTAGAGATGGTTTATTTATCAAACAAATTTTTAAAAGCAATAAAGGCGGAGTTTATTTACACTCTTTTAACCTAAGTTATGCGGATGTTCATTATCAAAATGGAGACTTTTTAATTGTAGGTAAGGTAGTAGGGACTATTAGTAGAATTTAA
- the ftnA gene encoding non-heme ferritin — protein MLSKEVVALLNEQINKEMYAANLYLSMSSWCYEHSFDGAGAFLFEHAREESDHARKLITYLNETDSKVELKEVKKPDSDFKSLLDVFEKTFEHEQSITASINNLVDFMLSSKDYSTFNFLQWYVSEQHEEEALFRGIVDKIKLISDNGNGLYMVDQYIKSLVNK, from the coding sequence ATGCTTTCAAAAGAAGTAGTAGCTTTATTAAATGAGCAAATTAATAAAGAAATGTATGCAGCAAATTTGTATTTGAGTATGAGTTCATGGTGCTATGAGCATAGTTTTGATGGCGCGGGTGCGTTTTTATTTGAGCATGCAAGAGAAGAAAGTGATCATGCTAGAAAACTCATCACTTATTTAAATGAAACTGATTCTAAAGTAGAGTTAAAAGAAGTTAAAAAGCCTGATAGTGATTTTAAATCATTGCTTGATGTATTTGAAAAAACTTTCGAGCATGAGCAAAGTATCACTGCTTCTATTAATAATCTTGTAGATTTTATGCTTTCAAGTAAAGATTATTCTACTTTTAATTTTCTACAATGGTATGTAAGCGAACAGCACGAAGAAGAAGCGCTTTTTAGAGGTATAGTAGATAAAATCAAACTCATAAGCGATAATGGCAATGGCTTATACATGGTAGATCAATATATCAAAAGCTTAGTAAATAAATAA
- a CDS encoding sensor histidine kinase — protein sequence MLKIRNFFALFFICFCIFFIGLFYFVNEQYINNTIKSTYEQKLKTLNDTLKFSIIKTLNTNNIQEFSQQTRADFIIKKDGKTISSLDDFDFFKNQFNADFTHEFFNNKEIYYKAYQYEGYKYIIIVYPKINAKIQDFWIKNILIFLLFLAVLTAIYIFIFNFFKKYFQELLLFIKNIKSQSEFHFTKNFFYDLNSLNLRLLKIKKLFYEKELQNKKQAKKIKMKNTQLSNLISAISHELKNPLSVINLSLQSLEKEHNDETMKKFMLEKIHKQSVKINQLTHKLNFVFNLNITSLNKENFDLYALSKNIVENFNESRIKIQGEQTFIKADSFLIEQVIINLISNALKYSQKDIFIEVKNQEFTIQDQGIGIEEKYLKLITKKFYKINTSQNNSFGLGLFLVKKILTLHKSSLKIQSNPQKGSVFSFSIKNTK from the coding sequence GTGTTAAAAATCAGAAATTTTTTTGCTTTATTTTTTATATGTTTTTGTATATTTTTTATAGGATTGTTTTATTTTGTTAATGAGCAATATATAAACAACACTATAAAAAGCACTTATGAGCAAAAATTAAAAACCTTAAATGATACATTAAAATTTAGCATTATAAAAACACTCAATACAAACAACATTCAAGAATTTTCTCAACAAACAAGAGCAGATTTTATCATCAAAAAAGATGGAAAAACCATCTCATCTTTAGATGATTTTGATTTTTTTAAAAATCAATTTAACGCAGATTTTACACATGAATTTTTTAATAATAAAGAAATTTATTATAAAGCTTATCAATATGAAGGATATAAATACATCATCATTGTTTATCCAAAAATAAACGCAAAAATACAAGATTTTTGGATAAAAAATATTTTGATTTTTTTACTTTTTTTAGCAGTATTAACTGCAATATATATTTTTATATTTAACTTTTTTAAAAAATACTTTCAAGAATTACTTTTGTTTATTAAAAATATAAAGAGTCAATCAGAATTTCATTTTACAAAGAACTTTTTTTATGATTTAAATTCTTTAAATTTAAGATTATTAAAAATAAAAAAATTATTTTATGAGAAAGAATTACAAAATAAAAAACAAGCCAAAAAAATTAAAATGAAAAACACTCAACTTTCAAATTTAATCAGTGCTATTTCACATGAGTTAAAAAATCCTTTAAGTGTTATAAATTTAAGTTTGCAATCTTTAGAAAAAGAACATAATGATGAAACTATGAAAAAATTTATGCTTGAAAAAATTCACAAGCAAAGCGTAAAAATCAACCAACTAACACACAAACTAAATTTTGTTTTTAATTTAAATATCACATCTTTAAATAAAGAAAATTTTGATTTATATGCTTTAAGTAAAAATATTGTTGAAAATTTTAATGAAAGCAGGATTAAAATTCAAGGAGAGCAAACTTTCATAAAAGCAGATTCTTTTCTCATTGAGCAAGTTATTATTAATCTCATTAGCAATGCACTAAAATATAGTCAAAAAGATATTTTTATTGAAGTTAAAAACCAAGAATTTACTATACAAGATCAAGGCATAGGCATAGAGGAAAAATACTTAAAATTAATCACAAAAAAATTTTATAAAATCAATACTAGCCAAAACAATTCTTTTGGACTAGGATTGTTTTTAGTTAAAAAAATACTCACTTTACACAAAAGTTCTTTAAAAATTCAATCTAACCCACAAAAAGGCAGTGTTTTTTCTTTTAGTATAAAAAATACAAAATAA